The DNA sequence TtgcttttttttattatttaaaagtgGAACATGAATTGTATCATTCAAGTCAGGAGTGTGTCCCGAAGTTGATGGGTTTATTGATCCCATTGCCACCCTCTGGAAGTCACCCCCTGAGCTTCGTCAGCAACACGTGACAACGGGGGGCCCTCCAAGGGAGTTGGTAGGGGCTAGGGGGTGGTTTGGGATTCacagttctcgctctctctctctctttctctctctttctctctctctctctctctctctctctctctctctctctctctctcacacacacacagtcacacacactgtgTGAAGTCTGTACCTTTACCTACCTGTACTGTATcctacctttgtgtgtgtgtatactgcagCCTATCATCGGTATGTGTACAGTTAAAGTTAACCATGTGTAGTGGTTCCTACCTGTGTGTTCAGTTACCTACTGTATCCTACCTGTATGTGTACACTCCCTCTGGCCGTGGTTGAGTGGTTCTTATATAAAGACTTGAGTGGATTATCAGAGTCATGGTGGGATTACTGCAGTCACGAGCCCAGCTGTAATCCACAGCATTCCGTCACCATCACCACATCACAGATCTCAATACCGTTCCCAGTCTTAGTCTTCGTCCCAATCTCATTTATAATACACTATCAGATCTCTCTATCACAGCTACATTCCCCCTCAACCCAATCCTCTTCCTTTTCATCTCTTTTTCAGTTACCTCTGTGACTGTATATACTACggttcaccccctcctctctctgtctcattctataTACTACGGTTCACCCCCTCTACTCTGTCTCATTCTATATACTATGGTTcaccccctcttctctgtctcattctTTATACTACGGTtcaccccctctactctctcattCAATATACTACggttcaccccctcctctctgtctcattctaaaataacaataacgaggctatatacaggggtcaatgtgcgggggtacaggttaaggGTCATTTGTACATCTAGgttggggtgaagtgactatccatagataataaacagcgagtagcagcagtgtaaaaacaaatggttgtcaatgtaaatagtctggtggccatttgatgaattgttcagcagtcttatggcttgggggtcgaagctgttaagaagctttttggtcccagacttggcgctccggtaccccctgccgtgcggtagcagagagaacagtctatgacttgggtgactggagtctcctccctctttctccttgtcCTTCTTTAGCAGCATGATTCATCAAATGTTGCCTCGGTAACACATCAGTATTCCTCTGTAGTTGTTTCCATGTGATACAGCACCATGTACACTGCAGTGTTGTGATCCATAGCAGCATGGCAGTGAACTATAGCATGACAATGGAATGGTCCCAGGCCCCAGGCCCCAGGCCCCAGGCCCCATGCCCCAGGCCCCAGGCCCCAGGCCTCAAGCCCCAGGCCCCGGGCCCCATGCCCCAGGCCCCAGGCCCCAGGCCTCAGGTCCCAGGCCCCAGGCTAGTATATGAGATATGTAATTCCCTCGCTGTGTCAcacatacacgtgtgtgtgtgtgtggtttggttttgctatccttgtggggaccagaagtcctcacaaagaTAGTAAAGAAGGAAAATTGGAGACATTCCGCCAGTCCCCTTAGGCTTTTTTAGGCttaagggttagaattagtgttaaaGTTAGGTTTCAGGGTTAGAGTTTGGGTTagttttaaggttaggatttTGCGGTTAAGGTTAGCGTTAGGGTTAAGGGCTATGGAAAGTAGGATTTGAAATGGGAATCAGTTGTTTGGTCCCCAGAAGGATAGTAAaataaacatgtgtgtgtgtgtttgcaataACCGTCAAGATGTACAGTATTGGGGCCCAAATTCACAGCTTATTCACCTGTATGAGTCATAAAATATGACCGTAAAGATATACAGTAAACTATCACAATTGAAGTGATTCTCTTATTCCACCCCTCTGTTTCTTTTTATTCCAGGTTCCATGACTTTATGGAGACATTTTCATTTGTAATTCCGGAGATTTTTCTTCCCATTCTTTCCAAGAAGTGACGCAACATCAACACTCCCAGTAAACTGGACACAGGaatatttgttgtgttacaagagCTACGCCAGAGCACCCAGACAGACCAAGTCTCAACGAACAGGTTACTGATTACATGGTTTTATTATGGGTTTTCATTGAGCTATTGTAAATGAAGATGAAAACCATTGAGGGTTAGAGACGGTGAGTCCATCCTGCTCTTTTGCTCTTTACATCTTACATTCTCAGAATGTCCACAAGACAAGACCTACCTGCATACATCATCAGAGCATCTGTTTTCACAAAGGAGATCTGAAGTCATGGTTGTATCTCTGTTTATGCTGATTGTTGGTTGGTCTGTATTGTCATGTTATTACCAGGTTGGCAAGGACACAGGAGAGGCCTCATGGGAGGAACAAAACGGGATAAGAAACCAGACGGGATAAGAAACCAGACGGGATAAGAAACCAGACGGGATAAGAAATGTGACGACTGACTGAGCAAAAGAAGAATACgtcagagaaagaaggaaagagagaaggattgTGTGTTCTCTACTTTCTCAGAAGTGCAGCCCCTAAATTCCTGTTACTATGCCTGAGAGAGGGAGCGCAGCAGACCAGTCAAAATGAACCCCTACGTCACCTCTCACTTTAGGAGGGATCTCTTTCCCCACTTCCACTTGTTGTAGAggcttctcttctcccctctcttactGTTTGTGTGACATGACAACACCTGTCTCTGTGTAAACCTAAGACAGTAGGtaacacctgtctctgtgtaaacctaggacagtaggtaacacctgtctctgtgtaaacctaggacagtaggtaacacctgtctctgtgtaaacctaggacagtaggtaacacctgtctctgtgtaAACCTAGGACAGTAGGTAACACCTATCTCTGTGTAAACCTAGGACAGTAGGtaacacctgtctctgtgtaaacctaggacagtaggtaacacctgtctctgtgtaaacctaggacagtagataacacctgtctctgtgtaAACCTAGGACAATAGGtaacacctgtctctgtgtaaacctaggacagtaggtaacacctgtctctgtgtaaacctaggacaccaggtaacacctgtctctgtgtaAACCTAGGACAACAGGtaacacctgtctctgtgtaaacctaggacagtaggtaacacctgtctctgtgtaaacctaggacaccaggtaacacctgtctctgtgtaaacctaggacagtaggtaacacctgtctctgtgtaaacctaggacaccaggtaacacctgtctctgtgtaaacctaggacagtaggtaacacctgtctctgtgtaaacctaggacagtaggtaacacctgtctctgtgtaaacctaggacagtaggtaacacctgtctctgtgtaAACCTAGGACAGTAGGTAACACCTATCTCTGTGTAAACCTAGGACAGTAGGtaacacctgtctctgtgtaaacctaggacagtaggtaacacctgtctctgtgtaaacctaggacagtaggtaacacctgtctctgtgtaAACCTAGGACAATAGGTAacatctgtctctgtgtaaacctaggacagtaggtaacacctgtctctgtgtaaacctaggacagtaggtaacacctgtctctgtgtaAACCTAGGACACCAGGTAACACCTGTCTCGGTGTAAACCTAGGACAGTAGGTAACACCTATCTCTGTGTAAACCTAGGACAGTAGGTAacatctgtctctgtgtaaacctAGGACAGCAGGtaacacctgtctctgtgtgaACCTAGGACAGTAGGTAacatctgtctctgtgtaaacctaggacagtaggtaacatctgtctctgtgtaaacctaggacagtaggtaacatctgtctctgtgtaaacctAGGACAACAGGtaacacctgtctctgtgtaaacctaggacagtaggtaacatctgtctctgtgtaaacctaggacagtaggtaacatctgtctctgtgtaaacctaggacaccaggtaacacctgtctctgtgtaaacctaggacagtaggtaacacctgtctctgtgtaAACCTAGGACAACAGGTAacatctgtctctgtgtaaacctaggacagtaggtaacacctgtctctgtgtaaacctaggacagtaggtaacacctgtctctgtgtaaacctaggacagtaggtaacacctgtctctgtgtaaacctaggacagtaggtaacacctgtctctgtgtaaacctaggacagtaggtaacatctgtctctgtgtaaacctaggacagtaggtaacacctgtctctgtgtaAACCTAGGAACCCAGGTAacatctgtctctgtgtaaacctAGGAAGCCAGGTAacatctgtctctgtgtaaacctAGGAACCCAGGTAACATCTGGCTCTGTGTAAACCTAGGAACCCAGGTAacatctgtctctgtgtaaacctAGTACAGCAGGTAacatctgtctctgtgtaaacctAGGACACCAGGTAacatctgtctctgtgtaaacctaggacagtaggtaacacctgtctctgtgtaAACCTAGGACAGCAGGTACAatctgtctctgtgtaaacctAGGACACCAGGTAATAACTGTTGCCTTGGTATTCTCCTGTGTTGTGCCTTTGTTGCTCTTAGTCAGGGTGTTACACTGTAAACTGTCCTCAGTGAGGTGGTCAAGGTGTTACACTGTAAACTGTCCTCAGGGAGGTGGTCAAGGTGCTACACTGTAAACTGTCCTCAGGGAGGTGGTCAAGGTGTTACACTGTAAACTGTCCTCAGGGAGCTGGTGAAGGGTTGAACTGTTCCTCAGGAACCTAGTAACATGTTTAGCTTGTTCACTGGGGGTCAAATACTTGCCAGCGTTCGAAAACCACAGTCCACTGGAAATGTGTACGGAAGGTAAAGTCTAATATCGCAACCAAACCTTTTTTTAATGTCATTTGGATTTGCCCTGAATCAAACCTTTTGAGTTTTCTTTGTTTTTATCCCTAAGGGATTTGGCacgcaacaaacaaaaaaatctctCTCCCCAAAATATTACCTTTGTTTGCCTCAGTGGGTTGTTGTTTTTACCCAGTTTTCCTTGCACGTCCTCTGCACATTATTGCCACATTTTTCCAAGGCAATTAGACTGGAAGCTTTTCTGAAATGGATAAACATGTGTGTTCTCTGTCAAGCAGGGGTGTTGAGTGTGACACTTGAACCAAGAGGAGAGAACTAAAGCCAACCCGTTTGGTAAAAACAAGGACACGGCACCTCCCGTCCCAGGATTGGACAGGATTTGACCTCTGAAATAACCTTTGAGCTCTGAGTTTTCGTAGAGGTCATCCACGGGTGTATGCCCTGTGTGCCTGTtacccctcccctctttccccacAACCGGCCAATAGGATTCTGCTCCTCCTACACATTCACTTTGACTCTATAATAGGTGTTGTATAGAATTAAGCCTGGTGTCATATGTATAGGATGGTACGCAACAATAGGTATAAAGAAAGTACACATGCCTTGGCGTTCTAGTCAAGTcatttcattctctctccttttatttattgtctttctccctctctttccctcactccctctgttatAGACAATTCTCCCATGCAGTTGTAGTGGAGAGTAAGTCTCCTTATTGTTGTATACATTTTTACAACACTGAGTTAATACGATGTAGCTGAGCTGGTCAGTAGTCAGTCTGTGCAGTGTGTTCTGTACTGAATTGACAATGCCTTTAGGAGAAACACAGAGCCTCTCAGGAATAGGATATCCAGCAGTCACCTGAGAGAGCCACAAACATATTTCAAATGTCTCTAAAAGTCTGCTTTTGTTGTGCCAATAACTCACCACTGACATTTGAGGACTTTTGTGGCTTGGAAAAGAAACTTGGATTTGAGGGGAAACTGCTGGTCACAGTCTCCCACTTGTGAGAGACACTGAGTGAGTATTATTTACACAGTGCATGGCTACTGTAGCTCATAAATGTGTTCCAAGGCCCTGTAGCAAAGGAAACATAGATATAAAAGGGTGGAGGAACATATTCTGACTGATAGGAAGTGAATGGATTGGAATTGTGTACCATTATCTGAATCAATAGTCTAAGGAGTTCCTCCTCTGTTTCAATCTGCCTTGTGTATTTTCCATGACCAAACCACTGGGAAGTGAAGATCATGGAACGTAAGAAACAGCATGTTATTCTTTTCTCTGCTGGTTGCATGTTAGATACGTGTTAGaaacattgtactgtactgtggatCTACCCCTGGACTCTGTATTGTCATATTGCACTTTAGTGAATGTGGGGAGTATATATCCTCCTTACTACTACCCCATTGTATCCCCAGCTCTCATCCTTTCAAGCTTCTCAGTTCCTGTAGCCTGATCAATGTGTTTCCCTCGTGCTGTTTCAAACTGTCAGCAAAACTCCTGCTTCCTTGTAAGATGGCCACAGACTATGGGTCCCTCCTGTTGATACCCTGGACACGTGTGTAACCTCCCTCTTCAGCCCAAAGGAGTGTAAGTACTACAGGGACTATACAGTATTACTGCAAGACTGTCTATCTGCTGCTGTGGAATACGTTTCTGACCAGAGGAGTATATACAGCAACAACTTGACCACTGAGTTTCCTTCAAGAGAATGGAAGGAAGACTGTGAATCAGGACACTGTAGAGCTGTGAGTAACCCTGACTGTTAATAAAAAGTTAGTGGAACAATGATCCGGGAAGTGAGGGAAGTCATCTACTGCTGGATACAGTTTTTCCTCATGGATTtacctttaccacatcagatgGATTACTTTTCACCATAGAAACAGTGGAACTGGAAACAAGTACAGAACACCAGGTTCTTATCAATACCTAGGTGGTCATAAACTCACAAAGCACATAGGAGTTGGGACTACAGCTTCATCAGTGTAAGACAGGTTCTTATCAATACCTAGGTGGTCATAAACTCACAAAGCACATAGGAGTTGAGACTACAGCTTCATCAGCGTGACACATTGTATTTAGCACCATGGGAGCGGCGCGTGTTAAGCGACGTTTCAGTGCGGTGGTTGACGGGCTGGTAGACGAGGAGGAAGTCATTAAGCTGGCTCTGAGTGTTGCTGACACGGCCAGGGTGGGGGGGAGCACGGGAGGCTCAGGGAgtcccaccagtctctctcccacATACAACCGAAATGGCAAAGCACTCCCCCTGCAGGGCAACGGCAGCAATGCACGGAGGCCCAGCGGAGCCCTGGAggcaggaggaggggaaggatcGATGAAAGGAGGAGGgcgctcaggactgaggggcggGAGGGGCGGAAGtctggggagaaggggagaaggctGTTCGTCCTCGGACCGAGATTCAACACTGTCGTCCCCTTCCTCCTCAAGCCGCCGCCCCCCCCGGCGCTCTAGACGCCGGCCCCGCCACCGCTTTGTGGGCAAGGACGGGCGCTGCAACGTCACCTTCGTCAACATGAGCGAGAGAGGCCAGCGTTACCTCAGCGACCTCTTCACCACCTGCGTGGACATCCGCTGGCGTTGGATGCTAGTCATCTtctgcctctccttcctcctctcctggctGCTCTTTGGCTTTGCCTTCTGGCTCATTGCCGCCGCGCACGGGGACTTCGCCATCCGCCTCAACCCCAGCTCGGGTGCCTCTTCCGGGGGAGGAGATGAGTCCGGGGCAGGGGCGGTGGTGGAAGTGGAGGAAACGTGTTTCGTTCAGGTGAACAGCTTTATGGCGGCCTTCCTGTTCTCCCTGGAGACGCAGACATCCATTGGTTACGGCTTCCGCAGCGTGACCGAGGCCTGCCCCCTGGCGGTGATGGCGGTCGTCTTGCAGTGCATTGTGGGCTGCATCATCGACGCCTTCATCATCGGAGCGGTCATGGCGAAGATCGCTAAGCCCAAGAAGCGTAACGAGACGCTGTTGTTCTCTGACACAGCAGTGGTGGCGCTGAGAGACGGGAAACTCTGCATGATGTGGAGGGTGGGGAACCTACGCAAGAGCCACCTGGTAGAGGCACACGTACGTGCACAGCTAATGAAGgtaagaaaggagagaagaagaagattgGTTGAGGGATGAAAGAAGGGAGCAAAGAAACTGAAGGGGCTGTAAACAGTAGAAGAGGCAGGACACATCAGTAACTGTAAAGATACTGAAGGGGCTGTAAACAGTAGAAGAGGCAGGACACATCAGTAACTGTAAAGATACTGAAGGGGCTGTAAACAGTAGAAGAGGCAGGACACATCAGTAACTGTAAAGATACTGAAGGGGCCGTAAACATTAGAAGAGGCAGGACACATCAGTAACTGTAAAGATACTGAAGGGGCTGTAAACAGTAGAAGAGGCAGGACACATCAGTAACTGTAAAGATACTGAAGGGGCTGTAAACAGTAGAAGAGGCAGGACACATCAGTAACTGTAAAGATGCTGAAGGATGTAAACAGTAGAAGAGGCAGGACACATCAGTAACTGTAAAGATACTGAAGGGGCTGTAAACAGTAGAAGAGGCAGGACACATCAGTAACTGTAAAGATACTGAAGGGGCTGTAAACAGTAGAAGAGGCAGGACACATCAGTAACTGTAAAGATACTGAAGGGGCTGTAAACATAGAAGAGGCAGGACACATCAGTAACTGTAAAGATACTGAAGGGGCTGTAAACAGTAGAAGAGGCAGGACACATCAGTAACTGTAAAGATACTGAAGGGGCCGTAAACATTAGAAGAGGCAGGACACATCAGTAACTGTAAAGATACTGAAGGGGCTGTAAACAGTAGAAGAGGCAGGACACATCAGTAACTGTAAAGATACTGAATGGGCTGTAAACAGTAGAAGAGGCAGGACACATCAGTAACTGTAAAGATACTGAAGGGCTGTAAACAGTAGAAGAGGCAGGACACATCAGTAACTGTAAAGAGACTGAAAGGGCTGTAAACAGTAGAAGAGGCAGGACACATCAGTAACTGTAAAGATACTGAAAGGGCTGTAAACAGTAGAAGAGGCAGGACACATCAGTAACTGTAAAGATACTGAAGGGGCTGTAAACAGTAAAGAGGCAGGACACATCAGTAACTGTAAAGAGACTGAAAGGGCTGTAAACAGTAGAAGAGGCAGGACACATCAGTAACTGTAAAGATACTGAAGGGGCTGTAAACAGTAGAAGAGGCAGGACACATCAGGAACTGTAAAGATACTGAAGGGGCTGTAAACAGTAGAAGAGGCAGGACACATCAGGAACTGTAAAGATACTGAAGGAGCTGTAAACAGTAGAAGAGGCAGGACACATCAGGAACTGTAAAGATACTGAAGGAGCTGTAAACAGTAGAAGAGGCAGGACACATCAGTAACTGTAAAGAGACTGAAAGGGCTGTAAACAGTAGAAGAGGCAGGACACATCAGTAACTGTAAAGAGACTGAAAGGGCTGTAAACAGTAGAAGAGGCAGGACACATCAGGAACTGTAAAGATACTGAAGGGGCTGTAAACAGTAGAAGAGGCAGGACACATCAGGAACTGTAAAGATACTGAAGGGGCTGTAAAACAGTAGAAGAGGCAGGACACATCAGTAACTGTAAAGATACTGAAGGGGCTGTAAAACAGTagaagaggcaggagagagagagagagagagagagagagagagagagagatggaaagggataGGGAGAagtagaaagggagagatggaaagtgatggggagaagtagagagggagagtgatatCAGTGAGCCCATCTGGACTGTACTCTGATGTCTGTGTTTAATGAGAGCTTGTTTTATTCTCCCTCAGGGGTTTAGAAGATTTACCAAGGGATTAATTTCCCCAGGATTCTTTAACTgaaaaccagtgtgtgtgtgtgtgtgtgtgtgtgtgtgtgtgtgtgtgtgtgtgtgtgtgtgtgtgtgtgtgtgtgtgtgtgtgtgtgtgtgtgtgtgtgtatatagataaTACTCTTTTCTGGCCATCTGTTAGCAATTTTGGTGAAAGTTTGCGAGGTGGTGTGTGTTCTGACATATTGTCTGCCGGTCTGTATCTATTGTGTTTCATGTGGCCCCTACCTACCACTGCTTTCATTGTCCTGTGGGTTGTAAAGCTCTAGAgcagggaggtgaagagagggacaTTTAGATCTTCTTAAAAGCTTGATCATGTCAAAGTTCAGACGGGGCAGCTTTGATAAGTTTTGGGGGATCATGGCAGAATTGTGTTTCTCAGTGCTGAGGCTGGGGATTGGCTCCTGAAAAAGGTTGTGTAGTAAACCTAGGCCTGTGGAGTTTGGCTGCAGACTGGTGCAGCCAAGAAATATAGGCAGGCGAGAGCTTTCTGTGGAACATAACACTTAAGACTTTGGACTGAACAATACAATATGTTCCTGTATACAATGTAAAAACTAAACACTTAATCACTAACCTCataccctctttctttccctttctctaaccctgttctttccccctcccccagccGAGGGTGACCCCAGAGGGAGAGTTCCTCCCGCTGGACAACGAGGACGTCAACGTGGGATTTGACACGGGAACCGACCGCATCTTCCTGGTTTCCCCGGTAACCATCGTCCACGAGATCAACGATGAGTCACCGTTTTTCGAGATGGACCGTCGGACTCTGGAGGGCGACACGGAGTTGGAGGTGGTGGTCATTCTGGAGGGTATGGTGGAGGCCACAGCCATGACCACACAGTGTCGCAGCTCCTACCTCGCCTCCGAGATCCTCTGGGGTCACCGCTTCGAACCTGTGCTCTTCGAGAGGAAGAACTGTTACCAGGTAAGAGGGGGAGAGGTCCTATAGAAACAGAAGAGGAAAGAGTTTATGCTCCGCTGGCTTTGTTGTTACGTTTTCCCTTTTTTagctttagcagacactcttacatTTTAGCCATTTATCCAGCCCCTCTCTttttcttatccagagtgacccctctctttttcttatccagagtgacccCTTATCCAGAGTGACCCCTCTTTTTCTTATCCAGTGACCCCTCTCTttttcttatccagagtgac is a window from the Oncorhynchus tshawytscha isolate Ot180627B linkage group LG03, Otsh_v2.0, whole genome shotgun sequence genome containing:
- the LOC112234895 gene encoding inward rectifier potassium channel 2-like encodes the protein MGAARVKRRFSAVVDGLVDEEEVIKLALSVADTARVGGSTGGSGSPTSLSPTYNRNGKALPLQGNGSNARRPSGALEAGGGEGSMKGGGRSGLRGGRGGSLGRRGEGCSSSDRDSTLSSPSSSSRRPPRRSRRRPRHRFVGKDGRCNVTFVNMSERGQRYLSDLFTTCVDIRWRWMLVIFCLSFLLSWLLFGFAFWLIAAAHGDFAIRLNPSSGASSGGGDESGAGAVVEVEETCFVQVNSFMAAFLFSLETQTSIGYGFRSVTEACPLAVMAVVLQCIVGCIIDAFIIGAVMAKIAKPKKRNETLLFSDTAVVALRDGKLCMMWRVGNLRKSHLVEAHVRAQLMKPRVTPEGEFLPLDNEDVNVGFDTGTDRIFLVSPVTIVHEINDESPFFEMDRRTLEGDTELEVVVILEGMVEATAMTTQCRSSYLASEILWGHRFEPVLFERKNCYQVDYSFFHRTYEIPSTPSCSAKELAEQKYIQGSRSSFCYENEVALQLVSPDNDPEGNPGGCPSSLTHRSSLSQPTHTN